From the Pseudopipra pipra isolate bDixPip1 chromosome 22, bDixPip1.hap1, whole genome shotgun sequence genome, one window contains:
- the RNF223 gene encoding RING finger protein 223, whose amino-acid sequence MSCFSQLWHSSTPDSPTSPTPASPGEVPIPISPIVVTSPGDGKRKARSPTSSPGSPNPTSPKPTSPVECSICFNTYDNTFKTPKLLQCSHVFCLECVARLSTGLPPNQPEDLLPCPFCRQLTNIPQEGAPALETSKELLATLPPELQREKVLWMEGTKLCCRRASDDAENPESCISIDVAMSKPESPEAPPRGLAGRLSRCEVCDDWKRILLLSALVIILFCIILWPVQCALKTGNMRCFTRTVATMSRPEYLPPKPTTAAAAAATEPPFFQ is encoded by the coding sequence ATGTCGTGCTTCTCCCAGCTGTGGCATTCCAGCACTCCGGACTCTCCCACCAGCCCGACCCCTGCCTCTCCTGGTGAAGTCCCCATCCCCATCAGCCCCATCGTGGTGACCTCCCCAGGAGATGGCAAGAGGAAGGCGAGATCCCCCACCAGCTCCCCGGGCTCGCCCAACCCGACCTCTCCCAAGCCGACGTCCCCCGTGGAGTGCTCCATCTGCTTCAACACCTACGACAACACCTTCAAGACCCCCAAACTGCTCCAGTGCTCCCACGTTTTCTGCCTGGAATGCGTGGCCCGCCTGAGCACGGGGCTGCCCCCCAACCAGCCCGAGGACCTGCTGCCCTGCCCCTTCTGCAGGCAGCTCACCAACATCCCCCAGGAAGGCGCTCCCGCCCTGGAGACCAGCAAGGAgctgctggccacgctgcccCCGGAGCTGCAGCGGGAGAAGGTGCTGTGGATGGAGGGCACCAAGCTGTGCTGCCGGAGGGCCTCGGACGACGCCGAGAACCCGGAGTCGTGCATCTCCATCGACGTGGCCATGAGCAAGCCCGAGAGCCCCGAGGCCCCGCCGAGGGGGCTGGCGGGGAGGTTGTCCCGCTGCGAGGTGTGCGACGACTGGAAGcgcatcctcctcctctccgcCCTCGTCATCATCCTCTTCTGCATCATCCTCTGGCCGGTGCAGTGCGCCCTGAAGACGGGCAACATGCGCTGCTTCACCAGGACTGTGGCCACCATGAGCAGGCCCGAGTACctgccccccaaacccaccacggcggcggcggcggcggcgacaGAACCCCCTTTCTTCCAGTAG